The window GCATTCACTCACCAGAATCCTTCATAATGAATGAGCATCCTCAAGGCAATGgggtatatgtgtatatatatatatactctactgcatatatatatatatatatatatatatactctaatgcatatatacaagtatatatacacCCTGGCTACAGACAGGACTGTTTCgactattgaagcctcatcagtgccgCTCAAGGCAGGCaaaggacacaaatcccattaccaatgaaatttgacttcctgccatgaaacaactaagttgcctcgcagactttaagaaagtcaatgtgctgacacccgagtgctcaaatcacaaaattgATGAgctatagagatatatatatattggtatgtgtatatatgtatgcatacatatgtatacatgtatatatatttaattaaacatatatattcatttcaagcatttctgtttgaaatgaaaatattgcCAATAatgcaatatatgtatatataatctatatatatatgtgatatacatattacattattggcaataatttgaTTTTAAACAGCGATGTTTTCCAAATTAGGCCGTGCAagacataaaacaaaaaaccaaCGGTGAGTCAATGAAATCAAATAAAACGGTTTGACATAGATATATACGAGTGTTTGAAATACATTTCACTAAGCAAATGGGTGCTAGGCAGAAGGTTGTTAAAGCAGCTAAcgatgacattttcaaaataattgttatatgTATGCATTTGTTCCTAATAACCTATAAACCTATTGTTCCCAAACCTATAATTGACGTGAGATAAACATTTAGCTTATGCAAAGTAAGAAGATGCAGTGGTATAACAGAAGTTTAATAGTGGTATTTATCAAGGACTTGTCTGGTCATCTTCTTAAATGTCTGTTCTGGCTGTTGGCTACTCGAGGAATATTGCTGGCAGTGAGTTTATGTTAGTAATTGAATTACCACTTTTACGGCTGCCTCTGTCTTTAACTTGTTGCCCTTCTAGTGTCACAAatatacaaaactattttttaaaaaaaCCGTTATGGTGTTCCAGCTTTTAAATTTCAGGCTGTTTCACTGAATTATTTATAATGGATTTGTATTGTTTCTGCCGTCTTTCTTCAATTTTGATTGGCTATTGCCTTTTGATATTTTGAAGAAGCATCGTGACACGATGTCAAATCTTTTATCACTGGCTTTGATTTTAATGCTGCTGGTGCATccaataatagtttttttattctatattttTGCCCAAAATGACTTCATACATGGAAATCGTGCAGTGGAAATATTGCCACAATTATGTCAGCCGATGAACTTAAAAAGATGTCACTCAAATAATATTGGCAGCTGTGCACCTCATTGTCATTTCATTCATGGTTTAGTGTCTCTACCTTTTATGAAAAATTCATATTATCACATGATATGAGGCTGGTTCAATTCACGAAAACGGTTGCCTATTTTACTGAGACAATCTTATCTGCCCTTCGGGTCTTGGATATCAGCTGTGTTATCATGTGTTGATGGTAAAGTTTTCTAGTAGGCTCGTGTCACTGTCCCATTGCACATGGCAACTGCTGGGAGTCCTGTCTGGCACTTTTACAAAGTCTAGCAACAAAACACATCTTGTAAGATTGTCTGTGCATTTCTGATGGTAGATTTTAAAAAGGAATTCTACAAAATACTTaatagtttatttttgtgttttgtagATTATTTAAGGAAGTGGCCAGATTACGAGAAGAAGATGAAGACACTGACTCTGATGCTGACAGTTTGATGCTTGATAGCGAGCTCAGTCATGCTATAACACCATCAGCACATATGGGCCAGTCGGCATCTACAGTTCCATCAGCACCTGTACACCCGTCTACGGTTCCATTTACACCCACGATTCCATCAGCATCTGTGGACCTGTCAGAACGCGTGAATCTACCATCACCAAATGTGCCGCCAGTTCCTTTGGAGCCATTAGCTCCCATACCTCCTTATATGCCACCTCGTGCTTCTAGGGCTTCAGCTCAGCCCGCAGGCCAAATAGGATTAACGCTTGATGCATTCACAGGAGCTGTCTCTCAATTTGCTGCAGGTCTGGCTATTAACGTTATAACTTTTTTCCATGCAATTAACTGGTCCATTATTATCATCCTCACCTGCTGGATCATGAGGGTTTCGCTATACCAGTTGCTCATACCTAAAACTCAATCTATTGAGACAAGAGTCACAAATATATTCTGTTGTCTGACTACAACTTTGTCATGTTGTACCGTATGTTCTGGTTGGGTCACAGTCGCTCACTAGCAGCATCTTACCAAGTATTGATGTCATAGCAATCTCATTGACAATAATCCTTGCATTTTACACTCTCTAATAGGTTGAATAGGCTTGCTGTGACATGCTATTGTTCGTCGTTGTTTAGAAACACAGTATGTTCAAGGGTTCTGGCTCATCAATTGATTTCGAGTGTTCACCTCCTCACAGACTAGCAACCGTGTATTTAGATATTTTTCATGTGTACCAAGTTGTGTTTCATAatataaatagttctattatCTGCCAAACTTAATTAATGTCcctaaacttttttttaatgagatgtgtattttataatatagcTCATCTTCTGTGATTGAGTTGGAGCTTCGAACCTTTATTGttgtgtttaaaaaaaataatcaaattagtaGCATTGTCTAAAGTGAACTTTGTCTTCTCCATTTTTGGTTCTATATGTAACAATCTTTCTTTGAGGTTCGCTTTAGATAGTAACTAAGATGGCTTCTCCGTTTAATACTGCAGGAATGTTCAGTTCTATGCAAGCCGATCATGAGCTAAAGCAGGACCCGCCGGACAGGATTGCTGATGCCTCAATCGACGATGATTTGGAGGGTTCACTCGCTTTCCAGGACAGTGATGAGTTTGACTATGAGATCATATCTCGAGATGAGCTCCGATAAGAGTTTTAGACTGCAGatttgctttttatttattacGCTCACACTTCCTTCACAAAACATAGTTAACAACTGATATTCCATTACCAATAGTTGAAATTTGTACCATGAACGAGTCTTATTGTCTTATCCATCACTTTGTGCATCAGCTAGACCATCTTTAGTAATATTTTGTGCATTCTGAATGTTCCTAaagcttgtatatatatatatgtgtatatatcttATTTTTCTGTGTTAGTCGTTTTCTTATTGCATTATGGAGCAAATCTGCTGCATATTCATCTGTGATTGGGCGCTTTCAAGTCCTTTGTTACTATGGAATAAAATAAAGTTGCTTGCACCTACTGCTTCCTCATGCAATCGAGCTAGTAGAAGCAATGTTTTTATACCAAACTAGCTGCAATTCTCTTGGTTGATGTCAGTTGAGCTACCCACCTGCTCAGATAAAACATATCTTTAGCTATAGACCTATGTTTCCAGTCAAACACATGTGTGGCTTATCTAAAAACCAACATAAATTAAGTTGTTTTTTCTCTTGCATTTTTAGAAGTGAAGATTCCCTTTTACTCATTAGTATAACATCTACTGGTTACACTATTGGGTTTCAATAAACCATGGTAATCGGATATTGCAAGCCACACTGTTCACGATATATTCTCTAAGTTATTTTCAAAGTATGATGTATGCTTTGATAGATTCATTCATATTGCTAAGGCCTTGCAGACTCTTGTACCTTAATCAATATTTGCACAAATCATGCATTTCaagataaaacattttttcaactttcaagCTCATAAAGATGAAGCATAATTGGCGAAAAGCCGTTATAGATGTAGCTCAGTAAGTAGCAGAGTATTTGGTGAACACTTTGGAAAATGCTAATGTAGTTTTTTAGATGTTGgaaaaaaaatacatgtagctacagCGCACAAGTACGCATTGTTTTCGTTATGTTATGTTTGAACACGTTTCAAGTGTTTTTACGCAAATCTTGTGATCCATTTTTAGCCATAAAATGGCATAAACAAGCAAATATTACTATTCTGTTACTTATTTCATTGTTGTTTACCAATCATAATTACTCTGCAATGATTAGAAAAGTGGAAATACTTTGTCCAAAATAGTAATCCCTCTTTTACATATTATGAGCAATTCTTACTGTTGTATATGTGTTGGATGAGATTTGGAGTTTGCAATTCTTGTGTAGCATAGAAAGTGATGTAAAACAGCATATGGTTGTCGTTACCACATCATTTGAACAAAGTTTTTCTTTGACCAAAGCACTAATTCATATTTTTAAAGTAACTTCTATGATACCTACAAGACATGTTGAAGGACCTGCGATTGTTGTTTTCACAGATCAACTTCGTTTACCTGTTTCAACAGCTCCATATCTGTTGGGTTATCTATTAGTGTAATTCTGTCAGCCTTATGTTTCTGTTATTGTGGAACAATCTGAGTAATCAGTACATAAAATGGTTTGAGTTAGAGTAGAAGTGGTACATGTTAATAAAATGTACCACTTTGTACCCTAACTCAAACCAtttcaaaatgattttaaacCCAATGCATACATTAGCATAACTGTGTTGAAAGTGCTTTAGCACACATACATTATTGCGGCAATGGTTATCTGTTTTCAATGATCAATGCAAGACTCACTATTGCTGAATTTGCTTTTTTGAGGAGTTAACTTCTGTTAGGTCACTGAATAGATGCAACTGAATACTCACCAATGAACATGCCTATTAATAAGCTTAATCTCACATCTACCTCAAAGCCCTGAAGCTATTGCAAAACTCTAAAGCTACCTCAACCTACCTCCAAGCTCGACTATATAATATGTGAGCTACAGACACCTACCAAACAATCGCTAAGCCGAACCACATAGAGAGCACAACTCCAGCACTCTTGACAGCTGACTGATTCTCTGTAGGAAAATTGACAACACGCACTATTATAGCATAAGACAACTAAACATGTGAACCTAGTGCGGTCATTAGTCTGTTAGCTATTGGTGTGGAACGCAACTGGCGACAAGGTTGCTAATGTCTGCCTCTCCAACAGCTGATAGGTTTATAAATCAAGCTGTTGAAGTGAGATATATGCGAGGCAACTTATGTCAACAAGCTTCAAACTGAGCTATGCTAATTAATACACTGATGGTTTAACAAAATCTCACCTAAAATACTTGTCTAATTTAGTAATTGGAAACTTCACACGTTCAACACTACATGCTTTTGTTACTTGAAATTTTGTGCTCAACTCtatatgtattattaatatgGATACCTTGGCGCAACAAtaaattgaagattaattgagCAGCTAGTGCGGTTTTTCATATAGACACTACCACAAATATCAAAGGCAATACATGTCTATTCAAAAAGGCTTACTCCAGCTTTAAAGAAAGGAACAAGCTGCTGATCAACAACAAATCTGAGATGTTTCATATAGTTGTATTTAGCTGTTTAAAGTGAAAATGGAGAAAAATCAAAGGAAAATTCAGTTTAGTTCTCCTGCATTTCTCTCAGTCTTCTCACAGCAGATCGTACAGTAGCAGCAGCGGCAGTGCTACAATCAAACCAATGAAGATATAAATTTGAGAACTGCTACTGAATAGCACAAATTTGTCACCTCGATGCATCACAACGTAATTATGGAAACTGGCTGTTTGGGGATTACCAAACTCAAAATGACCACATTCACAAACATAATCACCAACGATAAAAAGATCACAACCTTACATTGCTGTAATAAGATTTATTCCATCGAATATACTTATAAAGTTATAATCATGTATAAAAAGGGTGGTATCCAAGCATGTCATTGGCAATTTTTTGGATAATAATTTTGAATTTACACTAGATGAAAATGTGTTTACTAATATTCGATGGGCAAGTTTTGGATATAAAAACAAGTAGACGAATTACATGACACATAATAAAACTAAAGAAATAATGTAGCAAAACGAGACTGTCAAAGAAAAGTGCACACAAGAACAGCTGATGATATAAGTACTgcataatacaatatataatggtTTAAAAAGCCAAGGTCGTCTTGACTTGCaactaaattcacattacagctagtTGGTATccaaaggttcaccatgtcttactctgctgtgttgtagggacaaaatatgttgaaatgtgattacaagctcctaaaagctcaaaaacgatcagttaatcgcagccatcacgaaaacgccgtaggttggaactCCTTgccaaaacgactcaaatgggacgtagttgaacacgatggcttttgtttacactttcatgcaaccttattcgtcgaaacatattcataaatatacttcacgcattcaataaaaccatgtctattgttcttacgggTCTATTTCGTCATCATGGTAATGCTGtaactttcagcactgatatctcaaaaccgaCCGTAAAAATTCTTTTACTTTTGTAACATTGCCTTGAAGCAAGcatgtattccctggttgcaagttgggctGGCTaagcaagttggggcggctaatgttaggcggctagttatgagcatctgggggtttggaggggcgCTGGTCAGCCCTCCTCAACAGTTTCTTTtctgtagggcctcaaccgggcatctcatgtaaagttttaaaaatttttattggaaagtataacattttttctattatttgagatttgccTGTTTTAGGTGAAGTGACTGCCAagacattttcagattaaaataggctaaacttgaccgcagttgaaacgctatgaaaaaatacatatttttcttttgagcgtttcaacaaagatcaattttgccgattttatttcaagttcatactaaggtttctacgctttcgtGGGACtattgccaagcggatgtttgttaaaacttgaccttttgcaaacctttataaaagttgttaacaagaatattttgccgatgatgataataatgacgcccaagaactattaaaagttgacgtttatctatatggcttggaataaagtgatactctacagcgataaaaacggttcccatagccgttgggcaaataactgttcgagttaatgctgttgaggtcgagttatctaaagcaatttatcattgcgtgggaacggaccaaacaaatccgtgcgagttaaccaagtgttcgtgataaaattttacattttattcgagggcgagttatcctagtttgactgtacttggccgccaaaaattcctaaaaagatggggcggctcagccgccccagggaatacgggcctggctcgaaggagtgcatatcatcgtctgataaacatgacgaacctgttggtcacctgtgatagtaaaaaaatgctgcaaaaaatgTTCCCGCAATTTGGCAGaaagcatgggtcacatgaaCAGATTACGACTAAATGATTACACCAAACTGaagcgaaactgtaaagtagcgagcatctatatttgataagggcttgccggtaaaacccgaagtatttgctttaaactagtgctacgaaacgtttaatagcaaaccttttatttcacatgataacatcatgtgtcaaaacaaccACCATGCATGAGTATGTCaacgaaataaagagattccaaaatacggcgttttcgtgatggctgcgagtAACTATTTGTTTTTGCGCTTTTAAAGcatatcaattacataagtactgtttcagctttaTCAGgctcttcaatatcttggccttcaaatgagccattgcacgacatggtgagacagacattgttggttggtgtttataggatttccccagagctctaccgcagaaacgctcaatggtataggctcggaaactatgacatcacaattttcatattcagtGTTgagtgctcttaccgcttatatttaccAACTATGAAAATGAtgctagtggcaggcaaagataggacaactccagagaaccaatgaaaattgttttatatgattaaCAACTCAAATTCTAAGCActatactatattttcccgaatgatattatgcactagccctctctttatattgtgatgttgagggacACGACTGAGGCGAATTAACTTCAAGCAATGCGTGATCTCGCaagagtgcaatttacatatagtcctagggccacactactgcaggtcacaatttaatcgaagTGATTTCATTACATTTACCACCATGggtggttaaaggttgacttgcaaaaaaattcacattacagctactcgatatcaaaagattcaccatgtcttactctgttgcgctgtaggtgccaaatatgtggaaatgtgattacaagctcttaaaagctccaaaacaaacagttaatcgcagccacacgagaccgccgtagtttggattctttttcaaaacggctcaaatgtgacgcagctgtggtagatggtttctgtttactttcatgcaaccttattcgtcaaaatattttcacaaatatacttcacacattcaataaaaccatgtctattgttcttacgcgtctgttttatcgtcattgtaatgctgtgacttttagcagtgatatcttataacttaacgtaaaaattcgtttactTTTTTAgacttagcttgaaggagtacatatcattgtctgataaacatgacgagcctgttggtcacctgtgataatcgaaaagtgctgcagaaattatttgcgaagtattgggtcacatgatcagattacgacttgccgattagaccaagccgaaacaaaactgtaaagtaacgaACATCTAtctttgatacggggtcttcggtaaaacccgaagtgtttgtcataaactagtgctacgagaagttttatattgagccttttattggcctttcaattcacatgagagcatcacgtgtcaaaaccataaccaaatgtaatgacaacgtcagagaaataaactgattccgatctacggcggtttcgtgatagctgcgatcaactgttcgttttttagcttttgagagcttgtaatcacatttccacatattttgcacccacaacacagcagagtaagacatggtgaatcttttgataccaaataactgtaatgtgaattttgttgcaaatcaaccttgaACATCTAGGTTAATagttatttgtttaattttgttgtagaagtcaattgaattaaatcaatAGTTGGGGTTGACTCACTGCACTCGAGGATTGTTCAGAAtagagaagcctactgtaaataacttaatTTGCTTATAAACTAGTATCATACacaaagttattaatttaactgtccaatacacctgttttatattttctatatactgtaatttattcgaatataatataaatattatttttatattttttttgatatttaattactaattagttattaatcatttctgAATGGGACAAACCCTGCCATCGTATAAaacgatgtgataataattactataaatgtttaaaatgaacgaatGGAtgaaaaagcaaactttaaCCAGCACCCGAAATCTATCAACCCAGAacatgtttgtattggtcgggcgttagcgcGATCACCGGGCATTGATCTAgaatgctagtttattattagcgctctctgggtttaagagcaccgactgtgacagaaaagcgcagcatcaatggcagcgaaagggatcaaCAACCTagggctaaatgataattatgacatcacattgtgggaaccacaaccatgtgtttttttttattgcaggacatacttttgacaccctgttttttatagttctattattctttgtgtattgcaTATAGGCTCATTCcgaaagccaagactgatgtactgaaatatatgataaaagcacttatgtaattgatgtgctttaagagcttgtgatcacattcccacatattttgcgcctacaacacggcagagtaagacatagtgaatcttttgataccacataactgtaatgtgaattttgtagcaagccaacctttaacaATTGGTCGCgaacaaagaaaaatacattttcagatgaaaaattttcatgtttgctCGAAATTACCTAGATTATTTTGAATTGAAGTAATGATGGAGTAAGAGCCGTTTAGTTTGACAGAGTCCCGCATCAAAAACGCTTGCTTTTAACCTGGCTCTTAAAATCtgaattttttgcatttacttttttacaaaaaaatgattTGTAGTTTTTTGTAAGGAATTTTGTTccctttcaaatggtgtatgataaaacaataaatttcagagtgactgccaatgggagtaattttcattggttagtgttgcagccTCTCAATATAActtattagttatattattattatacttatgatTAACTTATTAAAATTAGTTTACCTGTATTCATAAGCTCCACCAGCAACAGCCTTTTTACAAGCTCGGCACTGCCAAATACCAACACAAGTCCTTTTCATGGCTTCCTGCAATACATCAAACAAGAGTAAAACCTGTAGAGGATATCGAATGAAACAGACATGGCGAATAGGATGTAAGAGAAGACTTTAGCTGGCTTAACGctcaaatttttcaaacaaatgtgcagtgttacatttttttttgaaattaaGGATTATTCCCTTCTTACATCGATGGCAGCATTACCTCAAACACTGTATGCAAATATCACAATGTATATGAGCATGAAATCATGAGTGATTTGGCCAAACGGTTTTGTAGTAAACCAGGCAAGTTTGACATTTTGGAAATTCCATAAATTTTATTCACTGTCCATGGGCTGCCATGAACAGAAATACCATTGCACTTCAGTTTTACTAATCAAACCCTTCAAACTGAAAGCTCTGTAAAGAATATTTCGTATGATAAACCAAATACATTAAACAATACTTATGCACCGATTGGCTATCTAGAGCGACGGGGTTACCTCGACCAGTAGAGTATTAATAAAAGATATTAACGTGTTTCAATTTATACTAGATAATATATCCTATTCTTAGAAAACAATTCAACGAGCCTGGAAACAAGATTAAAAACTATTGGAAGTCGACAAAAATCAATGTCATGATGCTATATAAAACTACTGCGGAGTAAAATTGAGACAAATTCATAATAAGTCGCCCTTGACAGTGGTAGTAGTTGGCTGCGTCATAATATTATATGAACCAATCATAATAGATGTTATAATATCACACACACTAATTCCACAGACAATTAAACCTAAAACAAATACGAATCTAGTGATACCAGCTTTTACCTTCAACCTCCATACCTGAGGAAATTACCTACTTGACACTAGAATGAAAGTTAATCCAGCCAGCAGAAACAAATAATACTTAATAAATAATAGTATCAAATACAATAAAGTCTAGgataaaagtcagcataaatagtatcaaatatatttttttatacaatagatgctcctataacgttaataatccgttccaagaacGTTCAAGGTATCGGAAATTTGCGTTATAAGAAACTTACCATTACAACTAATAtctaataaacataaaaaaatgattttgCAACTGCAACAATATCAAACAGCCACACCATGTCTTCAAATTACCACGACAGGAGATACATCACTTTCCCAGCATCGTTTACTCCACTGAAAATTACTCAACCTGGTATGTTCCATGGTTTCCACAAACAACTTTTGGTCGTATTTGCAAAAAAACGGTTTAATTTGACAATATGTTTGTGATCTAAAAACTTCTATATTATAACATTGTTATATGGTAACGTAGTAACCTGTATGATAACAATATTGTACACTTCAACAACACTGTAATGGCAATAAGAATGCATAAAAATCGTATTAGAATCGAATGCAAAGAACCAAATTATGATGCATATATGCCTCAGACCCGAAGCCTATTATGGACAGTACTACAATGTTATCTTACCTTCCCACAAAAGCTGCAAGTATATTTGCTGTGTTGAGTAACTTCCATCTTCTTGACCATTTTTCTAAGTGAAGCACCATACCTTGTGCCATATTTACCAGTGATTCCGACCTTTCGGGTTCGCTTGGCCTGAAATATCAGTTAAGTATGACCACAAAATACTTTCGGTTCGTTGAATTATTGAGGCACAATCCTACCCTAAATTGACAATCATTAGAAGGCGCAGAAGATAGTTTAGGTAACATGATAAATTACACTATCGTTACTCCAGGATACTAttgatataaaaaagtttaacaacTCATTAAATTAATGCGAGATATAACGCATATAACTGATGTTCAGCGATTTTGTTGTGCCTAATTATAACTTCGACGTACCATCGCGAATCTTGGCTGAAAAGGAAAAAGGGGTGAAGAATGCTCCCGGCATTGATGCGCATACGACGTTCTACAATGATATTAATAATACGGAAACCAACgatgaattttattataaaaaaataatgaaacatttttaaatttcattaatttaaattaattatttgacTTATTTGCGTGTTTCGATGTTGAAGAAGTTGATTTCAGCACCGGTGGACTAAATTGGGGGAGTGTCTCGCTACAACAGCCAGATTTCCGGCATCATTTCAttactataaaataaaagtacGAAATTTTTCTTCCTTACCTTATACAGATTTTAAGCAACAGGTTCAGTTGATCCAATAAATATGTCTTATGGATATGGTGTAAGTTCTGGCGTATATTCACAATTGCTTAAATATCTTGCTGATTGGCGGCTCTATTCACCAAGCTACTTGTTAGAGTATTCACACCTGAAATTCAGCCAATTTCATTTGCCGTTGGATTAATTTTCACTAATAGTTATTAAttgatttatgtaaattttttagGCTCCAGGTGGCTATGGTGGGCCTCCATCACAACCTAGCTATGGACAGCCACCACAAGGGGGTTACCCGGGAGGGTACCAAGGAGCCCCTCAATCTGGCGGCTATCCACCTCCACAGCCCGGATATGGGGGGTACCCGAATGTCGACCCACAGATTATGGCTTGGTTTCAGGCCGTGGATGCTGACAGATCTGGCCAGATTTCAGCACATGAATTAAGATCAGCGCTCACTAATTCTAACTACTCGCATTTTAATGAAGAAGCATGTCGCCTTATGATAGGTAGGAATATGATGTTTTAGATTACTAGTTTTGTTGATGACCTTTTTCATTTGGTCTATTCTGCCGCTGTTGAATGCCACATTTCTGTGGCatgttttatgtttatgtttttaatggtttttgtTAGCTAAGCTCTAATGCTTATTTATCCAAAGGCTTACTAATGTTGCTGATTTTTAGTAATTGCAAGATTGAAATTTAAGAACATTTCAGAAATATTCACACATATTCACTGAGTCATCATTTGTGAAGTGCAtaactttatttttttattataatcttTGACTGTTTTTAGGGATGTTTGATAAAGATGGGAGTGGCACcataaatttaaatgaatttcagCAGTTATGGACCTATATGAATCAATGGAAAGGAACATTTGAGCGCATTGATGCCAACCGATCTGGTTCTATTGAGAGTCACGAGTTATGTGCAGGTAATCATATAACTTACTCCGCTATCACAATATAACCTGAACCTGTGAGCAGTGGTAATCTACACCTGCATTTTATTAACATGCATGATTTATGAAAGAATGAGCCTATATCTGGCTTATCAGGTTCATCAGGTGTTAAGAAAGTGATCACGTGTGTTAAGCTTGCTTGTCTCGCAAACTCGCGAATGTCTTGCTTTTTAATGTTTTCATGATATTGTGTAGATGGGTTGGGTAACGCTTTGGCCCATTCAGTTTTTACATATGTACTGAGTACAGTACATAATCATAC of the Watersipora subatra chromosome 4, tzWatSuba1.1, whole genome shotgun sequence genome contains:
- the LOC137393235 gene encoding peflin-like, producing the protein MSYGYGAPGGYGGPPSQPSYGQPPQGGYPGGYQGAPQSGGYPPPQPGYGGYPNVDPQIMAWFQAVDADRSGQISAHELRSALTNSNYSHFNEEACRLMIGMFDKDGSGTINLNEFQQLWTYMNQWKGTFERIDANRSGSIESHELCAAFNEMGYRVSPQFAQLVCTRYDYQGRRALTLDLFIQACVLMKMLTESFKQRDSSMAGTVQLSYEDFMCLTMWNKP
- the LOC137393634 gene encoding large ribosomal subunit protein eL43-like; protein product: MAKRTRKVGITGKYGTRYGASLRKMVKKMEVTQHSKYTCSFCGKEAMKRTCVGIWQCRACKKAVAGGAYEYSTAAAATVRSAVRRLREMQEN